The genome window GGAATGAGGTAAGGTGTGATGAGTGGCATGAATTAAAGGAAAGCAGAAATACACAAAcgacaaaacacacacacacacacaacagaaacaGCTGTTGTGGACAGCAGCGTATCCCAGTTAACTGGATCACAATAATTATTAGTGGCATGCAAAATCGCCACACTGAGTCAAGTTAATAGAGATTAGTGGAGTCCCAGTGTGAAATAACAAACTTACAGAGAGAGGTGTAGGAGAAGCTGAGCGCTTCTCAGCAATGTTTCTATCCCTCTCTCTGGAGGGTCTCTCCGGCTTCCTTGGCGGCTCGGCGGGACCGCCGCTAGCGCCGCCGTTCTCCGTCACGATGGCTTTTAACTGCTTCAGCTTCTCGTCCTTCACCCACAACTTgttctgcagctccagctgcttGGCGTTCACTCGCCTCtcctaaaaagaaaacaaatacaaaatcgGGAAATGATTACGAGTTATCAGCATATTAAAAAGATATTTCATACCCGTCTAACCTTTAAATCTTAGATTGGCTGTAAGTCGGAGTGAATCAATAACCGTGTGCCGTATGTTCGTTGATTCAACACTGATGAGGAAATTATATCCAAATCGCCCAACATTATAACTAGAGACGCGTCAATCAATAGGCTGAAATCCACACTTTCTACTGAACTGGATTTAATCGGCAATTAAACttatcaaaattaagaaatttcaCAGTTGTCAGTCTAAAGACAGATTAGACTGAAAGGAGGATGAAGCAGGATGTGCTTTAACACCtgcaaaaacatccatttttgtttcttgccATCTGCTTCTGTTGAGCATCTAATGGTTGCAAGTATCGGTAAAGACACAGCTTGCTTTTTTATGATCACTGACTAAAAATGTAGTGGTACTGAAATAATTGGTAAAATGTCTCTTTGGGAAAACTATTTATCAGATTTCTACCGTTTTTAATACAAATCTCATTTTCTTAACCCGTTAAACAGAGCATGAACTTTTCTCCGAATGTCAAcactgaacaaacaaaatgtctcAATTGTTGAAAACACCGCAGTTCTCAGTTGCCAACACAAGCTTGACGTTCCGTTTTACAGTGCCCTCCACTTTTGATAGCATTGCTATAGCAACAGCAATCTCACAACAAAAACTTAGAAAGGTCTAACCTCTAATTAAAGTTTCCCCTCATTCAGTGGAAATAAATCCCCTGTTCCTATAAATTGGTTGATCTGCTTTCattcaagtaatttttttaccttttttgttgtttttttaagtgaactAGTAACATCTGGAAACTTCTacatttttagacttttcaaaatggaaaaaacaagagaacTTACAATTAACTAAGGCAGATGTGTGTTGATCTTCATAAATCACAAAGTACCTACTTGCCAATCTCTACAGTGAGATTAAATACCAAAAGGTATTAACTTATAAACCAAAAGGTTTATAAAAGCTGGACATGATGCGACTGcaatagaaataataattttaaaaaacttagtTATCCTATTCTTGTACTAGGCGttgtactttacattttaaaaatcaaaaacgtATCCGGACATgtctatgtttaaaaaaaaagtgatttttttcttcatttacagaaatgcaaaaaaaatttcaatagTTTGGCAGATATACTCATAAGTCATATTAAGTCAGCGTTGTTAGCCCTGCTAGAAACCCAGTGTATGTTGGTCCATCCATGTTGTTCTACTTACACACTCCCTCTCCCATTTGAGCTTGGTGTCCGTCACCATGCCCTGCATCCGCTGCTCCATGCGCCTCCTCTCTGCCAACTCCTTCTGCAGCCTCTGCTCTCTGCCCTCCAGCTCCTGCTGAAGAGAGCGTTTGTCCTGCTCGTACATCTCTGTCGTTTTCTGCAGGATGTCGATCTGCAGAGGAGGATCGGGAGTGAGGACAAAGTCGACCTCACTTACAAATGTCAAATTACTTCAGCAAAATGTAGAAAGATCAAGACCTTGTATTCTAAagtcttggattttttttccagtcgTTCAATCTCCGTCCTTTGGTTTGCAATGACTTTGTCTTTCTCCCCCAGTTTGCTTCGCTGATCATGCAGTACGTTCTCCTTAGAACTGAACTGACTCTCAAACTGCTGGAGCGTGTACTTCAtattatttgctgaaaaaaaaaaaaaaaaatcgcatAATTTGTCTCGACATTTCctgcttagttttttttgtgtagttATTTATGGCCAAAAAACGCTTGTATGACGATCTGTagattaacagaataaaaatccTACCAGTCTGGTTGAACTGTTCAGTCATCTTCTGACGGATACGGTACCGTCTTTCCAGAACCTCCATCAGACGGGGCAACGTCTGATCATCAGAGGGATCTGAGAGCTCGCAGGGAGGCAGTGGTGGGAGGCTTTCAATGAGCTGGTTCAGCTGAACTGGATCTTTACAGGagacaacattaaaacatgagaaagagttttggttttgctgtttattttataaggTGTAAGATAGTCTAAAACGACACAGTCCACATGATTTTAAGTAATAAGGCTCTAATATACAGAGAAGTACAAATTTCAAGGTGTAGTTTACCTCCATTAACAGGACCTCCTCTTTCTTCCAGCCGGCGTGACAGCTCATCTTTGAATGCCTGGTTCCTCTGCCTGCGTCCCGGTGTCAGGCCACAGATCGGACGGTCCACCGGCCGAGCCACCTCCACTTCCTGGGTCATCTCAGCAAAGCGCATTACCAGCTGCAGCGCACACAATGCAACACTTATGTGAAACTAAACTGCTAGGTTGCAAATGGAGGCTAAATTAAAtccaaagatattttaaaaatagcattaACTTGTGCATGCTACTAAGCAACTAACATTTTGCCAAATACAGAGAAGACTCCAAAGTTAAGCAGGAGTTGTACAAAACGGAGACCGTTACCAAGGTTTCTTCATAATCCTCAGCTTTGGGATTAACACAGACAACCATCCTGACTTTTCCTTCTCCATCAAAgtagtttttaaacaaatgtgtgaCTTTAGAGTCTCGGTAGGGCACCatctgaagaaaacacaaagggTATGAGAGAGTGaatagaaaattaaagaaagtttAAACAATAACGGTTACAGAGCAAGGTAGCGAACCAGAAACGGAGAAAGAAATGGTTCAGTGTTGAGATACAAACCCTATTAGTTCCACACATCTGGTTTTCACGCAGGACCTCCATACATGTCCGCAGGGTCATCAAGGATTGGTTAATATTACCTGTAgaataaacatagaaaaaaaaatctctgaattgaatgaattgtgaaaatgtttgagagatgtaaaaatgttttgttttttttacatttatttatttcgaacagacaaaagtaaaagcaagaaagaagaaaaaattaaaattaaaaacttattATGCCCAATTGACATGCAATTTTATATTGTCTGTTCaaaaaggagcaggtagaagaCACAAGATTGAGATCCAAACTCTTTCATACTCATCAACTTATAGACAATTAAATCTCCGAACACCAgataaacttaaattatttccaCCTTACATGACATTTAAATCTCACTTTCTCATCTTTAAACATAGAattacttaaacattttttaatatcattTATGGACTTTGAAACACTCATCTTAACACATTTCCcagtaagctttttttttaaacaattttttaagcTAGTTtatatttctactttttttcaAACTCATCATTTAATGCATTCCATAAATCTACTCCATATGCCGATAAGCAAAAACTCGTTTTGGTTGTTCTAATACATTGTGTGGAAGTTCTATTTTTACGGTTGGAAATGAGCTGAAACGATTTAAACCGACCTGCTTCTCGAAGGCGACTTCCctctgctctggttctgctggtgcGTTCGCTGCCCGCCAGGTCAACCAGGCACAGCTGGCTCACATTCACCTGGCTTTTGTCCTGTTTGAGCAGCAAATGGACTCTGTAAGTTCTACTTTTTACAGCTcaagaaaagtagaaaagtcATCCTGTAGGATACGACATCATCAAGTCCTAAATTAACATCTCTGTCCTCACTTGTGTGAGAAATGCATACATTTGCACATTATTGGTAATTAACTGCTCTCCTGTTTAATAGCGTTTTATGTCAATTGTAAAACTCTTCCTCAATATACGTTTTTAAgtataagaaattaaaataaacaaccttAGCAGCCAATCACCTGTAGTATATGGTCCCCATCAGCATCTAGAGGTGCCTGGGCCAGCTTCACTGTGAACACACTGTGGGAGCGACTGGACTCTCGGTTGAGCTCAGTATTCGCTATCCGTCTCTTCTTTTGTCCTAAACAAATACAGAGTTGCAATATGAAACATCAAGATTCTGGCAAgaagaattaaaatattaaaaacaaacagacagtGATGTTTTAAATCCTTCAATTTGCTACAAACTAGTCAATTTCTGAGGAAAGGAAAacgtataaaatgacataacccCTGTACTGATACAGAAAACCTTCACCGACCTTTCCAGAAGACTTCAAAAGCCTCTTCTGTGGATTTGACTTCAACTTCTGTGCAGCCGGCCACATACATGTTGTGATTCTGATCTTCACGCAGAATTTTTGACTGAGGAGGCCTGAAACGTGGTGGTAATGaaacgacaaaaaaaacccaaaaaactgtTAGATGAACACTGTAAAATAATCATCCTCTGCTTTCGTAAGCCAAGCTGCAAAGCTGAATACCAAACATTTTATGCGATGTTGGAACAAAAGATTTATGGAGACACAAGTTCATTCAAGGGGAACAAGCACGCCAGGTATGCACAGCAGCATCCAAGCCATTCAGAGACATCTTCTGTGTCCTTATCAGTGATAATAAGGAGCAACGGTAACAAGAGGACAGCCACAGATATCTCACAGAGCTAGTTGGGAGTCATCACTGTTAAGACCAAGCAGTGGGTTAAAGGGATGGAAACAGACTAACAACGTATGCAACCAATCAGCTACAGTCAGGGTTCATGTATGACAAACAGTAAATGGGGTAGAAACTAAAGAGCTAATCTGCATTACTGGGCCACATACATGAACTCTTTGTTCCATACTGGTGTGTTTCCATCGAGCCACCTATCGAAAGTAGGGATTGGTCATATGTCAAATTTAGATCTTATAGGTTTGAAAAAAACCTCATctgtaaagaagaaaagcatcaaCTCATTTTAAACAGTCTTACTTTGGTCTGACTGGATCAAATGGAGCATCTTCAAGGAGGTCATAGATATAGTTGTTGTAGATCTCAATGTAGGACACGAATACGCTGTAGCAGCAGTCTTCGTCGACGCCCTCGAATTTACACGCCTGGTCTGGGTTGATCATATCCGCAAACTCCGGATCCGGCCGCTGCCTACAATCGAtttattcaaaaatgaaaagaaaccagCTTGATAAGCCAGAAACTATAGTGCCGAAAAATGAGGATAGTATTCCAGAACCACCCAGATACCTGGAAGACGGCGTTCTGGGAACCGACTGCTGGTTGTCTCTCTTCTGTCTCTCAAGCAGAGCGTCAACCTGGTTCTGAACCTCGATTCCATTTTTCTCATCAGGCTTAAACACCTAAAGTGACACTTGCGCCTCAGTAAATCTGCCTCAAACGTTTTGAGAGATCAAACATATAGACCATTATTTATCTTACAAATCTTTTGGCCTGAAAAGGCCCGATGCTGTTGAAGAGCATGTCTAGAGAACGAGGAAGGAGTCCACCTTCTCCAGGCGAGCCGGTCATAGTGTACGttttaccacttcctgtcacaCCGTATGTAAACAGCAAACCTGCCAACACAGTCACACATTTTATAGACAAGAAAGTTGAGGTGGCCATATTGGGAAAGGCCAAGTCAAATCAAATTTGCTGTTAACTTATTCTTGAgcatgaaaaaatataattcttttttttgtgcttgtttttggcaagcacaaaaacataaaaactttatttttaagcttcatttcagAATGCTTGAGAAATATACTCTTAACTCACTTCAAACAGGTAACTAAACAAATAGCCAAGAAATTGGGCATTCGTAAtctactttatatatatatactggagctgaatgactgaatttataacaaacattttgtcCATACAGGAAAAAATCTTATTGACTCAAATGTAGACAAAAGGCAAACATTTGACACTTTACATAACTGAATGACTGTTAACTGTTAAGAAAATGCTTTGAAGTCCCAGCTCACCTACCGTTTTTACAGTGAATGAGGTCCTCAATGAGGGGCTTGGCGACATCTTCAAACAGCTcaatttgagttgttttaataCCAAACACCTTCTTAAAGCAGTACTGTGTCTACAGGAGAGACAAATGGAAAAGCAAAGTCATCCAATGAACACTCAAAAAATAACTATGTTAAATTTGTTACAGTGGAGACAGTTGCCGATGTTTGGTTATACAACTCATTAGCTGTGCATACTTTTTtcc of Xiphophorus couchianus chromosome 4, X_couchianus-1.0, whole genome shotgun sequence contains these proteins:
- the LOC114143544 gene encoding kinesin-like protein KIF23 isoform X3, which codes for MQRAGKGRTPRRPKKPSNIEKDPVGVYCRIRPLGGEDEECCVEMISRSTIQLHAPDGLKANRNGEYKETQYCFKKVFGIKTTQIELFEDVAKPLIEDLIHCKNGLLFTYGVTGSGKTYTMTGSPGEGGLLPRSLDMLFNSIGPFQAKRFVFKPDEKNGIEVQNQVDALLERQKRDNQQSVPRTPSSRQRPDPEFADMINPDQACKFEGVDEDCCYSVFVSYIEIYNNYIYDLLEDAPFDPVRPKWLDGNTPVWNKEFMPPQSKILREDQNHNMYVAGCTEVEVKSTEEAFEVFWKGQKKRRIANTELNRESSRSHSVFTVKLAQAPLDADGDHILQDKSQVNVSQLCLVDLAGSERTSRTRAEGSRLREAGNINQSLMTLRTCMEVLRENQMCGTNRMVPYRDSKVTHLFKNYFDGEGKVRMVVCVNPKAEDYEETLLVMRFAEMTQEVEVARPVDRPICGLTPGRRQRNQAFKDELSRRLEERGGPVNGDPVQLNQLIESLPPLPPCELSDPSDDQTLPRLMEVLERRYRIRQKMTEQFNQTANNMKYTLQQFESQFSSKENVLHDQRSKLGEKDKVIANQRTEIERLEKKSKTLEYKIDILQKTTEMYEQDKRSLQQELEGREQRLQKELAERRRMEQRMQGMVTDTKLKWERECERRVNAKQLELQNKLWVKDEKLKQLKAIVTENGGASGGPAEPPRKPERPSRERDRNIAEKRSASPTPLSDLGQTPLSQNRASVRGVQDPVPTSAPSSSSSSSSSFPSVASYISDWEQRFPLDSGSQSRQPGTPQFGSRTPTPCHGASSVGRRRGRRCAPETEVPHAASVYELNKEAGTRGNVFKTRGGGQAVEFTDIETLKQEDPTAPSRKRRSGSREGPAQTDDIENRPPVANISSSHGYQKRRRP
- the LOC114143544 gene encoding kinesin-like protein KIF23 isoform X5, yielding MQRAGKGRTPRRPKKPSNIEKDPVGVYCRIRPLGGEDEECCVEMISRSTIQLHAPDGLKANRNGEYKETQYCFKKVFGIKTTQIELFEDVAKPLIEDLIHCKNGLLFTYGVTGSGKTYTMTGSPGEGGLLPRSLDMLFNSIGPFQAKRFVFKPDEKNGIEVQNQVDALLERQKRDNQQSVPRTPSSRQRPDPEFADMINPDQACKFEGVDEDCCYSVFVSYIEIYNNYIYDLLEDAPFDPVRPKWLDGNTPVWNKEFMPPQSKILREDQNHNMYVAGCTEVEVKSTEEAFEVFWKGQKKRRIANTELNRESSRSHSVFTVKLAQAPLDADGDHILQDKSQVNVSQLCLVDLAGSERTSRTRAEGSRLREAGNINQSLMTLRTCMEVLRENQMCGTNRMVPYRDSKVTHLFKNYFDGEGKVRMVVCVNPKAEDYEETLLVMRFAEMTQEVEVARPVDRPICGLTPGRRQRNQAFKDELSRRLEERGGPVNGDPVQLNQLIESLPPLPPCELSDPSDDQTLPRLMEVLERRYRIRQKMTEQFNQTANNMKYTLQQFESQFSSKENVLHDQRSKLGEKDKVIANQRTEIERLEKKSKTLEYKIDILQKTTEMYEQDKRSLQQELEGREQRLQKELAERRRMEQRMQGMVTDTKLKWERECERRVNAKQLELQNKLWVKDEKLKQLKAIVTENGGASGGPAEPPRKPERPSRERDRNIAEKRSASPTPLSTIPPVHPMHRRSHSAGGEKWVDHKPASNLDLDTVMQPIIPNAIKVSTPNEKALSKCHKYVLRHQELASDGEIETKLIKGNVFKTRGGGQAVEFTDIETLKQEDPTAPSRKRRSGSREGPAQTDDIENRPPVANISSSHGYQKRRRP
- the LOC114143544 gene encoding kinesin-like protein KIF23 isoform X6: MQRAGKGRTPRRPKKPSNIEKDPVGVYCRIRPLGGEDEECCVEMISRSTIQLHAPDGLKANRNGEYKETQYCFKKVFGIKTTQIELFEDVAKPLIEDLIHCKNGLLFTYGVTGSGKTYTMTGSPGEGGLLPRSLDMLFNSIGPFQAKRFVFKPDEKNGIEVQNQVDALLERQKRDNQQSVPRTPSSRQRPDPEFADMINPDQACKFEGVDEDCCYSVFVSYIEIYNNYIYDLLEDAPFDPVRPKPPQSKILREDQNHNMYVAGCTEVEVKSTEEAFEVFWKGQKKRRIANTELNRESSRSHSVFTVKLAQAPLDADGDHILQDKSQVNVSQLCLVDLAGSERTSRTRAEGSRLREAGNINQSLMTLRTCMEVLRENQMCGTNRMVPYRDSKVTHLFKNYFDGEGKVRMVVCVNPKAEDYEETLLVMRFAEMTQEVEVARPVDRPICGLTPGRRQRNQAFKDELSRRLEERGGPVNGDPVQLNQLIESLPPLPPCELSDPSDDQTLPRLMEVLERRYRIRQKMTEQFNQTANNMKYTLQQFESQFSSKENVLHDQRSKLGEKDKVIANQRTEIERLEKKSKTLEYKIDILQKTTEMYEQDKRSLQQELEGREQRLQKELAERRRMEQRMQGMVTDTKLKWERECERRVNAKQLELQNKLWVKDEKLKQLKAIVTENGGASGGPAEPPRKPERPSRERDRNIAEKRSASPTPLSTIPPVHPMHRRSHSAGGEKWVDHKPASNLDLDTVMQPIIPNAIKVSTPNEKALSKCHKYVLRHQELASDGEIETKLIKGNVFKTRGGGQAVEFTDIETLKQEDPTAPSRKRRSGSREGPAQTDDIENRPPVANISSSHGYQKRRRP
- the LOC114143544 gene encoding kinesin-like protein KIF23 isoform X7 produces the protein MQRAGKGRTPRRPKKPSNIEKDPVGVYCRIRPLGGEDEECCVEMISRSTIQLHAPDGLKANRNGEYKETQYCFKKVFGIKTTQIELFEDVAKPLIEDLIHCKNGLLFTYGVTGSGKTYTMTGSPGEGGLLPRSLDMLFNSIGPFQAKRFVFKPDEKNGIEVQNQVDALLERQKRDNQQSVPRTPSSRQRPDPEFADMINPDQACKFEGVDEDCCYSVFVSYIEIYNNYIYDLLEDAPFDPVRPKWLDGNTPVWNKEFMPPQSKILREDQNHNMYVAGCTEVEVKSTEEAFEVFWKGQKKRRIANTELNRESSRSHSVFTVKLAQAPLDADGDHILQDKSQVNVSQLCLVDLAGSERTSRTRAEGSRLREAGNINQSLMTLRTCMEVLRENQMCGTNRMVPYRDSKVTHLFKNYFDGEGKVRMVVCVNPKAEDYEETLLVMRFAEMTQEVEVARPVDRPICGLTPGRRQRNQAFKDELSRRLEERGGPVNGDPVQLNQLIESLPPLPPCELSDPSDDQTLPRLMEVLERRYRIRQKMTEQFNQTANNMKYTLQQFESQFSSKENVLHDQRSKLGEKDKVIANQRTEIERLEKKSKTLEYKIDILQKTTEMYEQDKRSLQQELEGREQRLQKELAERRRMEQRMQGMVTDTKLKWERECERRVNAKQLELQNKLWVKDEKLKQLKAIVTENGGASGGPAEPPRKPERPSRERDRNIAEKRSASPTPLSGNVFKTRGGGQAVEFTDIETLKQEDPTAPSRKRRSGSREGPAQTDDIENRPPVANISSSHGYQKRRRP
- the LOC114143544 gene encoding kinesin-like protein KIF23 isoform X1 is translated as MQRAGKGRTPRRPKKPSNIEKDPVGVYCRIRPLGGEDEECCVEMISRSTIQLHAPDGLKANRNGEYKETQYCFKKVFGIKTTQIELFEDVAKPLIEDLIHCKNGLLFTYGVTGSGKTYTMTGSPGEGGLLPRSLDMLFNSIGPFQAKRFVFKPDEKNGIEVQNQVDALLERQKRDNQQSVPRTPSSRQRPDPEFADMINPDQACKFEGVDEDCCYSVFVSYIEIYNNYIYDLLEDAPFDPVRPKWLDGNTPVWNKEFMPPQSKILREDQNHNMYVAGCTEVEVKSTEEAFEVFWKGQKKRRIANTELNRESSRSHSVFTVKLAQAPLDADGDHILQDKSQVNVSQLCLVDLAGSERTSRTRAEGSRLREAGNINQSLMTLRTCMEVLRENQMCGTNRMVPYRDSKVTHLFKNYFDGEGKVRMVVCVNPKAEDYEETLLVMRFAEMTQEVEVARPVDRPICGLTPGRRQRNQAFKDELSRRLEERGGPVNGDPVQLNQLIESLPPLPPCELSDPSDDQTLPRLMEVLERRYRIRQKMTEQFNQTANNMKYTLQQFESQFSSKENVLHDQRSKLGEKDKVIANQRTEIERLEKKSKTLEYKIDILQKTTEMYEQDKRSLQQELEGREQRLQKELAERRRMEQRMQGMVTDTKLKWERECERRVNAKQLELQNKLWVKDEKLKQLKAIVTENGGASGGPAEPPRKPERPSRERDRNIAEKRSASPTPLSDLGQTPLSQNRASVRGVQDPVPTSAPSSSSSSSSSFPSVASYISDWEQRFPLDSGSQSRQPGTPQFGSRTPTPCHGASSVGRRRGRRCAPETEVPHAASVYELNKEAGTRTIPPVHPMHRRSHSAGGEKWVDHKPASNLDLDTVMQPIIPNAIKVSTPNEKALSKCHKYVLRHQELASDGEIETKLIKGNVFKTRGGGQAVEFTDIETLKQEDPTAPSRKRRSGSREGPAQTDDIENRPPVANISSSHGYQKRRRP
- the LOC114143544 gene encoding kinesin-like protein KIF23 isoform X4, which gives rise to MQRAGKGRTPRRPKKPSNIEKDPVGVYCRIRPLGGEDEECCVEMISRSTIQLHAPDGLKANRNGEYKETQYCFKKVFGIKTTQIELFEDVAKPLIEDLIHCKNGLLFTYGVTGSGKTYTMTGSPGEGGLLPRSLDMLFNSIGPFQAKRFVFKPDEKNGIEVQNQVDALLERQKRDNQQSVPRTPSSRQRPDPEFADMINPDQACKFEGVDEDCCYSVFVSYIEIYNNYIYDLLEDAPFDPVRPKPPQSKILREDQNHNMYVAGCTEVEVKSTEEAFEVFWKGQKKRRIANTELNRESSRSHSVFTVKLAQAPLDADGDHILQDKSQVNVSQLCLVDLAGSERTSRTRAEGSRLREAGNINQSLMTLRTCMEVLRENQMCGTNRMVPYRDSKVTHLFKNYFDGEGKVRMVVCVNPKAEDYEETLLVMRFAEMTQEVEVARPVDRPICGLTPGRRQRNQAFKDELSRRLEERGGPVNGDPVQLNQLIESLPPLPPCELSDPSDDQTLPRLMEVLERRYRIRQKMTEQFNQTANNMKYTLQQFESQFSSKENVLHDQRSKLGEKDKVIANQRTEIERLEKKSKTLEYKIDILQKTTEMYEQDKRSLQQELEGREQRLQKELAERRRMEQRMQGMVTDTKLKWERECERRVNAKQLELQNKLWVKDEKLKQLKAIVTENGGASGGPAEPPRKPERPSRERDRNIAEKRSASPTPLSDLGQTPLSQNRASVRGVQDPVPTSAPSSSSSSSSSFPSVASYISDWEQRFPLDSGSQSRQPGTPQFGSRTPTPCHGASSVGRRRGRRCAPETEVPHAASVYELNKEAGTRGNVFKTRGGGQAVEFTDIETLKQEDPTAPSRKRRSGSREGPAQTDDIENRPPVANISSSHGYQKRRRP
- the LOC114143544 gene encoding kinesin-like protein KIF23 isoform X2; the encoded protein is MQRAGKGRTPRRPKKPSNIEKDPVGVYCRIRPLGGEDEECCVEMISRSTIQLHAPDGLKANRNGEYKETQYCFKKVFGIKTTQIELFEDVAKPLIEDLIHCKNGLLFTYGVTGSGKTYTMTGSPGEGGLLPRSLDMLFNSIGPFQAKRFVFKPDEKNGIEVQNQVDALLERQKRDNQQSVPRTPSSRQRPDPEFADMINPDQACKFEGVDEDCCYSVFVSYIEIYNNYIYDLLEDAPFDPVRPKPPQSKILREDQNHNMYVAGCTEVEVKSTEEAFEVFWKGQKKRRIANTELNRESSRSHSVFTVKLAQAPLDADGDHILQDKSQVNVSQLCLVDLAGSERTSRTRAEGSRLREAGNINQSLMTLRTCMEVLRENQMCGTNRMVPYRDSKVTHLFKNYFDGEGKVRMVVCVNPKAEDYEETLLVMRFAEMTQEVEVARPVDRPICGLTPGRRQRNQAFKDELSRRLEERGGPVNGDPVQLNQLIESLPPLPPCELSDPSDDQTLPRLMEVLERRYRIRQKMTEQFNQTANNMKYTLQQFESQFSSKENVLHDQRSKLGEKDKVIANQRTEIERLEKKSKTLEYKIDILQKTTEMYEQDKRSLQQELEGREQRLQKELAERRRMEQRMQGMVTDTKLKWERECERRVNAKQLELQNKLWVKDEKLKQLKAIVTENGGASGGPAEPPRKPERPSRERDRNIAEKRSASPTPLSDLGQTPLSQNRASVRGVQDPVPTSAPSSSSSSSSSFPSVASYISDWEQRFPLDSGSQSRQPGTPQFGSRTPTPCHGASSVGRRRGRRCAPETEVPHAASVYELNKEAGTRTIPPVHPMHRRSHSAGGEKWVDHKPASNLDLDTVMQPIIPNAIKVSTPNEKALSKCHKYVLRHQELASDGEIETKLIKGNVFKTRGGGQAVEFTDIETLKQEDPTAPSRKRRSGSREGPAQTDDIENRPPVANISSSHGYQKRRRP